taccacatgcatttatgtgtcaataagtgcatatcatagcatgagtcctatgtgaaatatgtgattggtgatgaatggagaagaatgaaagttgataatgattgtttgtgattgatgttgtgaatgaatatttatgattggataattattcatgtgattgatatctgtggatatgaactatcaagttgtgatataagtatttatgcatgactattattattcaagtacatgatattatttgatttgattattatctggattatgataatgtaatgcttacccccagtggttttaaccgcctacttgcctgtatgggtgagtagacgttgtgcaggagtagtctcggtgagtctttgcttgggatatcgggagcttcctccgatatcggtgtcgtgtcggctctgatctaggcttgtcgtgtcggtctagattaggttatttatattttcgttgggattattattttgttgatgactacccgatgtttgggttttgagatttatcttttggatatgatttatttgctcatggcatgtatatatttgatcactctgatttatattccgctgtaactgttgaggtttacatacatgtctatcggtttttgaattttgaataagacgtaatctctatttcttgaataaatgtattattcgcatgtttaattgctttaatagaaataggagcgttacaacaATAATCTCACAGTATTGTGGGgactggactaacccacattgggggaaTCAGGATAACTTCTTGTGTGTGATTTTCTCTTTCCCTATCTCTTTTACTTTAAATAATATCACACActtcacaatattattatttcattatctaaCGCACTAACCAAAtccaattatttataatttttctttggtaatttttattagattacaattcaaaccccccttttCTTGTGATATTATTTTACTTCACATGCCTCACGCAATGTGTGTGCACGTGATAGAAAACaatattgtgttgttttcaGCTGCGGATTTAGGAAAAAAGCCCAGTTTTTCAGCCCAAACCCACTTGGATTTCAGCCTATAAATACAACTTCTCTCattcacaattattcattcagAATGAAgtggttcaagaggaaggcaggCGCTAAGTGCATTAaggaaagattttttttctcaaccttAGTCTCTAACGCCCTAACTAGTGATGATATTGGTCCTGATCCATGAGATAAATGGATGATCATGTCGAATATGAATTTTCTCATTGCACATAGATACAAGCATGTGGTGGTTCTACTGTCCATCAATAAAGGGCAATCAGAAACTTTTTTCCCTCTACTCGGTGCACCTTTGCATTGACAACGAATGATTTGTCTAACACATgtgaatgaaaattattttatgatggtatatttgaagaatggttgtccaATTCCTCTGACTTCCGTGCTATGGAGACAACATTTTCGTGAAGATGCAAAGAAATCGGATGAAAGATATCCCCGTAGGATGATTACCTATAATGAACTAAGTCGATCAGCGGGTTATTGAAAGTTGTCTCTATCTTTTGATTACGTAGTAGCATATGTTTGATTAAGTAGTAACTTATGTTTTGAGTGATGTCATTAGTTTTTGTACAATATTTGTTCAGTTTAGATCACATACTCTGCACAAGTGTGATATTAGAAAGGTTGTGAAGTTTGGAATCAAGTTTtgtgttcaatttttttaaaatctatttttagtgattttatttgattcacAAATTGCATTGCATAATTTGAATCGAATCATTCAAACTCTTGGGCGTTTGACtcatgaagtttttttttttatcaattcaaattattttgaatcgattcaaacatTGCATTGCATATTTTGAATTGATTCATTCAAACTCTCAGGTGTTTGGctcatgaaaattgtttttgaatttattcaaattatttttaatcaattcaaaATTATGCCCGTATAGATTTGAATCTATTCAATCTTCATATGGAATtctttgaatcgattcaaaattTCTCTGAATCTATTCAATCTTCATGTCAAcctaaatttcaaaattcacTCTATTGAATATATTCAAACTttcttgaatcgattcaaatgttatttttctgttttattttggGCCCAACTTTCTCCTATCTCACTTGCATGTATATACTATGTATCTTATCCTTCTCTCACTCATAGAATCAACTTGCAAAAACACTCTAAATCTTTTCACTCTCTCTCACTATAAACTTCTtcagattaaacactttttctaacATCATTTTTATGATTTGAGATCTAGATTGTTAGGGTGCTACATGATTTTGTAAGTTTGGTTTCTTTCAAGGATCTAAAGCAAAAGGAGATACCTCTCACCTCTGAAGGTAATTGTGGGGGTTGTTTCTCAAACAATCAAGGTTCAAGGAGAATGAAGCGGAGGCATATCAAAGAAGATTTCTTGGCGAAGAAGATCGAAGGGTTGCATGCAAGCTTTAGATTTGAAGACCTTGGGATAATCTGATTTCTGGAGAGTTGAAGATTGGATGTTTTGTGTGATTGCTTAAGATAGAAAATTCATATTAGAAGTTGAAGGAATCTTTGTAATCCTACacttgtaaacattttcaaCATTTAGTGGAAGCTAGTGGAAAAGACGTTTTCTTCTAGGATGTACCCTTAACGAGGATGAAAAGGGGAAACCTCTATAAATCTCTGGTGTTCTCTTCTCCTTTAACTCTTTAATTTCAACAATGAACTTTGATATATGATGTTTATTGATTAGCTTAATTACCATATGATTGTAATTGAATATTTTCCTAAAACCTAATTTCCATTGATAACAATTGTGAATACATTACCAATTCAATGACCTTGCATATCGGAGATTGACTTGTTGATAATCTTCCTTCATATATCAAGGTAACATATTTCCTGTGGTAGATGTTTCTTGTGTTAAAGTTAGGTTTGATTTGACTTAGTTATTggttttgttgattattttgtGTGTTGATAATTGATTGATATATTCAATTCAAGTTTGAATCTCTCGTTCAAATTGAATTGCTCTTTACACATTGTACTGCTTTTTATCATTCGTATCTTGTGCGCAATTTTGAATActcattcatttttcaaaagaatttcaaatttgaaaagaatttaaaaGGAATAAGTTATTCACCCCCTCTAGCTTATCGTCGTAATCGTCATATTGTTTAACAATTATGAGATAATAGGAGATGATGATTTGTACCTTATTAAAAACCTTGACCCaaaagagaaagttgttgctAACAAAAAGGTTGGAGATGGAGTCaagattgaaaaagaagaaaacctTGAACTTGATGATTAACTTAGATCTTAGGACGAATTAGTTGAAATGTATATtattaacaaatatattatgattttttttaatataattataaactCGTtgtcttttatattattttatataataaaaatttgttgaatTTTCAAAGTCATAAAATCATCTCAAACAAGTTATTGAACTCTAGGAcacttaaaattatataatccaaaagagttgtgttatttaaacaactattttaatgacaacttacatgacaaccataatttacaaagaaaataagatattgacagaaaaatcaaagcaataaagagagaaaataaaaacataatgtgaatatgagagagaaaaattttaaaaaaattatggagaattagtcactttagtccttgaATGGGAAATGAGTAGTCACTTTAGTACCTGAATGcagagaaattgcaaaacagACCTTGAATGTAGACTTTGTTAGTcaattttagggactaaagtgaTTAACATAATCTACATTCaaagactaaattgactaacaaagtatgcattcagggactaaattgattaacAGAGTCTACATTCATGAactattttgcaatttatttGCATTCAATGACTAAAATGACGATTCATTTTctattcagggactaaagtgattaATCACCCAACAAATTatcgtacaaatatcattaattaaaaatacaaaatgaagTAAGTCCACTTGCAATGGAACcaatatatattaaaagttaCTTTAACCTTGAAGTGGACGAAAAAGTGGATCTAAGAGCCAGGTTGTCGGCAGCCATCCACGAGTGTAGTTAGTAGTGACTAGTGACTAGTGAGAGGCAGCTTTACAAACTAACAAACACATTTAGATCAGTTGTTATGGCCACTGCCACTGTCTTTCCCTCACTACTCCCTTTGCTCTTTCTTGCTAGAGTTTGTGGTCTTTCAGTAGCATTTCTTGTTCTCTTCTGGGCTCTTACTTTCAAATCTAGCTTCCTCAATACTTCTAATTCCCTTCCTCAACAGGATCTCATCTATGCAGTAACATACATACACACATCTCTATTTTCTTCATTCCCTTTTTTATTTACATCATATACCATGCATAAGcttctttattttaattgcagGTTCTCCATCCTGTGCTTATGGTCATTGGTTTTATCCTTTTAAGTGGAGAAGGTATATTGTACATAATGAAATCAAGTCATTATTGGTCAacttgtgtttgtttaattattttattgaatgaatgttgtGCAGCAATTTTGGTGCATAGATGGTTACCTGGATCAAGAGGGTTGAAGAAATCGGTGCATTTATGTCTTCAAGGGGTGGCTTTAGCTTCTGGGATATTTGGGATTTGGACAAAATTCCAAGTAAATGATGGGATTGTGGCTAATTTCTACAGTCTGCATTCATGGATGGGTTTGATTTGTGTATCACTCTTTGGAGCTCAGGTGGGTATTCTCTAtcatttctttacatttttgtAAAGGGTCATGGTGCCCCAGAGCACTCATtaagcatacaaaaaaaaaaatttttaccataaaaggaagttttgttgacttatttatggattaattaaacaatttttaatgcaataattaatatataattttcctttttattatccttaaccagtgccccggaggcaccggttagcatttcccttttttaaatcaaagactttttaaattaatttttacttaagtaattttttaagttatatttaattcaaatatatgatttattttttgaaaaaaataattcagtTATATCTGGACACCTATTAAGGTTGAAGATTAGACTCTTTTTGCATCAGTTTTGAGTTTTTAgcttatgaatgatttttggCGTGTTTTCTATTTGAATAACGTTACCGTGTAATACGCATTAAATATGTGACGGATTGAAGACGACCTGCTGTCCACTTTAGCACTAAATTTGAGAATTCTTGCCCAAAGAAGGAAAATACAAAATGGCCAACAGAAGCATTTAGCTTTCCATTCTCCTCttactaatataagcaaaaaatcctagataaattcaattaatgatgtatgtgacatataataaagaccagatacatcattaattgaatatatcaaaaaagtgaatttttatttatattaatgacCGGAAGGTGTATAAATTTAGGACTCATACTTTcatgttctttttaatttagAGTTTAATGATGGTGGATTGATAAtccaaaataattttacacacataatcatcaattataaatattttaattgattgtgtgtaaaattattttagactATCAACCTATCATCATTAAACTTTTAATTTAAACCATCAACTGTGAACTTTTATTCCTCATATATTTTCTCTTGTGATAGATAATAGTCATCCTctcaatttcatttaaaatttacacTAAGAATATAAATAAGATGATATCAATTATTGACATACATCCAAGTCAAATATCATGTA
Above is a genomic segment from Medicago truncatula cultivar Jemalong A17 chromosome 5, MtrunA17r5.0-ANR, whole genome shotgun sequence containing:
- the LOC11428735 gene encoding probable transmembrane ascorbate ferrireductase 4 → MATATVFPSLLPLLFLARVCGLSVAFLVLFWALTFKSSFLNTSNSLPQQDLIYAVLHPVLMVIGFILLSGEAILVHRWLPGSRGLKKSVHLCLQGVALASGIFGIWTKFQVNDGIVANFYSLHSWMGLICVSLFGAQWLIGFLNFWHRGEIRTVRIKILPWHVFLGLYTYALAVATAETGLLEKLTFLQTQRNVSKHSTESMVVNSLGLGLALLSGFVILAAVSPKYQILQSKLLYSDSRCLAS